The Thalassotalea sp. 273M-4 genome includes a region encoding these proteins:
- the msrQ gene encoding protein-methionine-sulfoxide reductase heme-binding subunit MsrQ: MLKALIHFSALLPAVIMYYLAILDRLGADPVEQIIHFTGISGLNVLLLTLSVTPLAKTFRQGWLMQVRRLLGLYGFFYACLHILSFLFFELQFDFSLFIDEVIKRPYISIGMLAFILLLALAITSLNPLKRLMGKRWQWLHNFNYLLVALVCIHFYWSVKSAVYQPLLYIAILLGLLWFRKDKFQRWFQRTDKVKLADQKQSADKSIK, translated from the coding sequence TTGCTAAAAGCATTGATTCATTTTAGTGCTTTGCTCCCTGCGGTTATAATGTATTACTTAGCTATATTAGATAGACTTGGAGCCGACCCTGTAGAGCAAATTATTCATTTTACTGGGATCAGTGGTTTGAATGTTTTATTACTGACTCTATCGGTGACCCCGCTCGCTAAAACCTTTCGCCAAGGTTGGCTAATGCAGGTGCGACGTTTGTTGGGCTTGTACGGCTTTTTTTATGCGTGCTTGCATATTCTCAGTTTTTTGTTTTTTGAGTTGCAATTTGATTTTTCGTTATTTATCGACGAAGTCATTAAACGACCGTATATTAGCATTGGTATGCTGGCGTTTATATTATTGCTGGCACTTGCAATTACTTCTCTTAACCCCCTTAAAAGGCTTATGGGTAAACGTTGGCAATGGTTACATAACTTTAATTACCTGTTGGTTGCTCTGGTTTGTATACACTTTTATTGGTCGGTAAAATCTGCTGTTTATCAACCCTTGTTGTATATTGCCATTTTGCTTGGGTTGTTGTGGTTTCGTAAAGATAAATTTCAACGTTGGTTTCAAAGAACAGATAAGGTAAAGTTGGCTGATCAAAAACAGTCAGCCGATAAGTCGATTAAATGA
- a CDS encoding pseudouridine synthase family protein: protein MTLNAKQELHLTLQNDSQNILPLLGQASGLSLGQIKKAIQQGCLWHTKGQSTARLRRAKKSFKQGEQLHFYYNPEVLSQQVEPAVMIAQGNDYSVWFKPYGMLCQGSKWSDHTTIARFVETHFQPQRPVYMVHRLDRATSGLMVLAHTKSMASRLAKSFEQRQTKKIYHAIVLGDIRPCLQGKPLLTLDTPVAGKSALSHIKVLAYDEAQQRTKVAVQIDTGRKHQIRLHLSSIGFPIVGDRLYGDANASDLNLQLQSVYLCLPNIAQQNSQSDEHHKSLQPLEFHLPEAYHLRL, encoded by the coding sequence ATGACTCTTAATGCCAAACAAGAATTGCACCTAACCTTACAAAATGACAGCCAAAATATATTGCCTTTACTTGGGCAAGCATCGGGTTTAAGTTTAGGGCAAATAAAAAAAGCGATTCAACAAGGCTGTCTTTGGCACACTAAGGGGCAATCAACAGCCCGTTTACGCCGAGCTAAGAAATCTTTTAAACAAGGTGAACAACTGCATTTTTACTATAATCCTGAAGTCTTATCCCAACAGGTTGAACCCGCGGTAATGATCGCGCAAGGGAATGATTACAGTGTTTGGTTTAAACCCTATGGTATGCTTTGCCAAGGTTCAAAGTGGAGTGATCACACCACCATTGCAAGGTTTGTCGAAACCCATTTTCAACCGCAAAGACCTGTCTATATGGTTCATCGTCTAGATCGTGCAACCTCTGGGCTTATGGTGCTAGCGCATACGAAATCCATGGCTAGCCGATTAGCCAAGAGTTTTGAGCAGCGCCAAACGAAAAAGATCTATCACGCCATTGTGCTAGGCGATATTCGTCCTTGTTTGCAGGGCAAACCGCTATTAACTCTGGACACGCCTGTTGCTGGAAAGTCTGCACTTAGTCACATAAAAGTGTTGGCTTATGACGAAGCCCAGCAACGAACAAAAGTTGCGGTGCAAATTGATACCGGACGCAAACATCAAATAAGACTGCACCTCAGTTCAATCGGCTTTCCTATTGTCGGTGATAGATTATATGGTGATGCCAATGCAAGCGATTTAAACTTACAATTGCAATCGGTATATTTATGTTTACCTAATATCGCTCAACAAAACAGCCAAAGCGATGAGCACCATAAGTCGTTGCAACCTCTGGAGTTTCATTTACCAGAGGCGTATCACCTCAGGTTATAA
- a CDS encoding MFS transporter, which translates to MSIFRFPAMVWLGIGILIISLGIRQSFGIFMMPISDYFNSGRELFSFAIALQNLLFGAFQPFIGMAADKWGAKRIIIFGAFAYALGLLMTSLTTSAEILYVSLGVFVGLGLSATSYVIVLGAVAKVVPAQHAAKAFGLTTAAGSFGMFAVIPGAQSLLSSIGWQGAMQIFAIICSLMVAFALFMKREKPDESAEQNNTETLGPLSLTQAMQQAFKHKGYWLIHAGFFVCGFHVMFIATHLPSYLADLNLPASSAAMALAYVGVFNIFGSYFWGIMGDKFSKRHVMSVLYLTRTLVILGFISLPVTESSASLFGAAIGFCWLGTVPLTSGLVRQIFGARYMSTLYGLVFFTHQLGSFLGAWTGGLIYDYFGSYEPIWWSTVVLAFIAALIHLPIDDRPMHLLNRQGNMVTA; encoded by the coding sequence ATGAGCATTTTTCGTTTCCCTGCCATGGTTTGGTTAGGCATAGGTATTTTAATTATTAGTCTTGGGATCCGGCAATCCTTTGGTATTTTTATGATGCCGATTTCCGATTATTTTAATTCGGGGCGAGAATTATTTAGCTTTGCCATCGCGTTGCAAAACTTACTTTTTGGTGCGTTTCAGCCGTTTATCGGTATGGCTGCCGATAAATGGGGAGCTAAACGTATTATTATCTTTGGTGCTTTCGCCTATGCCCTTGGATTATTGATGACCTCACTCACCACTAGTGCAGAGATATTGTATGTATCACTAGGTGTTTTTGTTGGTTTAGGCTTAAGTGCCACCAGTTATGTGATTGTTCTTGGGGCAGTAGCCAAAGTTGTACCTGCTCAACATGCGGCTAAGGCTTTTGGTTTAACCACGGCCGCCGGCTCATTTGGTATGTTTGCGGTGATCCCAGGTGCTCAGTCGTTATTATCAAGTATCGGATGGCAGGGCGCTATGCAAATATTCGCAATAATTTGCTCTTTAATGGTGGCGTTTGCCCTATTTATGAAGCGCGAAAAACCTGATGAAAGTGCAGAGCAAAACAACACCGAGACATTGGGGCCATTAAGTCTAACCCAAGCAATGCAACAAGCTTTTAAGCATAAAGGTTATTGGTTAATTCACGCAGGATTTTTTGTGTGTGGGTTCCATGTTATGTTTATTGCGACCCATTTACCAAGCTATTTGGCGGACTTAAATTTACCCGCTTCGAGCGCAGCCATGGCGCTTGCTTACGTCGGTGTGTTTAATATTTTCGGCTCTTATTTTTGGGGCATAATGGGGGATAAATTTAGCAAGCGTCATGTTATGTCGGTGTTATACCTAACGCGTACTTTGGTCATTTTAGGCTTTATTAGCTTGCCCGTTACCGAATCGAGTGCTTCTTTATTTGGGGCCGCCATTGGTTTTTGTTGGCTTGGTACCGTTCCTCTAACGTCTGGATTGGTGCGACAAATATTTGGTGCGCGGTATATGTCGACGTTATATGGCTTGGTATTTTTTACCCATCAGCTAGGCAGCTTTCTTGGTGCGTGGACGGGTGGTTTAATATATGACTACTTTGGCTCTTATGAGCCCATCTGGTGGTCAACGGTTGTCTTAGCTTTTATTGCCGCTTTGATTCACCTACCCATTGATGATAGACCAATGCATTTGCTAAATAGGCAAGGTAATATGGTTACTGCATAG
- the megL gene encoding methionine gamma-lyase: protein MESKSKHSVYVPTTSNEQHRSVDFHHDTKLIHAGKIQDKAYGALTSPLYQTSTFIFENAEQGAQRFAGVQPGYIYTRLGNPTTRELEQKVAALETMEDAAATATGMGAVSAALMANLSAGDHLIASKAVYGCTFSLIAHQLTRFGVEVSFVDMANQQHIEQAIKPNTKVIFLETPINPTLEVIDLTMVAKIAKQNQLISIVDNTFLTPMLQRPAEFGIDIVLHSATKYLNGHGDVVAGIVCANKPMIEHIKNTILKDVGATISPHDAWLISRGLKTLALRVQRHSESALKVAKFLEQHPLVQQVFYPGLASHNGFAFIGTQMKAAGGVIGFELAANLEQSSEFINKMELIQIAVSLGDAESLIQHPASMTHSPYSQQERLAAGISDGLIRISVGLEHPKDIIADLKQGLDQIYRLVNQETQKSA from the coding sequence ATGGAATCTAAATCAAAGCACTCGGTATATGTACCGACAACGTCAAATGAGCAACATCGCTCGGTGGATTTTCATCATGATACAAAGCTAATTCATGCCGGTAAGATACAAGATAAAGCCTATGGTGCATTAACCTCACCTTTATACCAAACATCGACCTTTATTTTTGAAAACGCTGAACAGGGTGCACAACGTTTTGCCGGTGTACAACCGGGGTATATTTATACCCGACTGGGTAACCCAACCACCAGAGAGTTAGAACAAAAAGTGGCAGCCCTTGAAACAATGGAAGATGCGGCTGCAACCGCTACCGGAATGGGAGCGGTTTCCGCGGCCTTAATGGCCAATCTAAGCGCAGGAGATCACCTTATTGCCTCTAAAGCAGTTTATGGTTGCACCTTTTCATTGATTGCTCATCAACTGACTCGCTTTGGGGTTGAGGTATCGTTTGTTGATATGGCCAATCAACAACATATTGAGCAAGCGATTAAGCCCAATACTAAAGTGATATTTCTTGAAACCCCCATCAACCCAACCCTTGAGGTGATTGATTTAACAATGGTGGCCAAAATTGCCAAACAAAATCAGTTGATTTCCATTGTTGACAATACCTTCTTAACGCCTATGTTACAGCGACCGGCAGAATTTGGCATTGATATTGTCTTGCATTCTGCCACCAAATACCTCAACGGTCATGGCGATGTGGTTGCTGGTATTGTTTGTGCTAATAAACCGATGATCGAGCATATTAAAAATACCATCTTAAAAGATGTCGGTGCCACCATCAGTCCCCACGATGCATGGTTAATATCTCGTGGTTTAAAAACTTTAGCCCTGAGGGTGCAACGACACAGTGAGTCGGCATTAAAAGTTGCTAAGTTTTTAGAACAGCATCCATTGGTTCAACAGGTTTTTTACCCAGGACTTGCAAGCCATAATGGCTTTGCATTTATAGGTACGCAAATGAAAGCTGCTGGTGGGGTGATTGGTTTTGAATTGGCTGCCAATCTAGAGCAAAGCTCTGAATTTATTAATAAAATGGAGCTCATTCAAATAGCAGTTAGCTTAGGCGATGCCGAGTCACTGATTCAGCACCCAGCGTCCATGACGCACTCACCTTACAGTCAACAAGAACGACTTGCAGCCGGAATAAGTGATGGCTTGATTCGAATTTCTGTTGGTTTAGAACACCCTAAGGATATTATCGCCGATTTAAAACAAGGTCTTGATCAAATATATCGTTTGGTAAACCAGGAAACGCAAAAATCGGCTTAA
- a CDS encoding sulfite exporter TauE/SafE family protein gives MTELINILPFLCLMIATGIIAGILAGLLGVGGGIVIVPVLDFALGYYQVEESVRMQIAVATSMACILLSSLSSARAHYLKGSLIVVIIKKWSGFILLGAFIGSMIASLVSAVVLTMVFAVVALWVAINMFFKHKERSETIIKTERSWHLGIPFGIGTLSALMGIGGGTFSVPILTRLGYSVHRSVGTAALLGFFISLPATLGYVIMGYSNPSLPQASLGFVNVLGVIAISPLMVVCAPLGVKIAHQLTQQQLARVFALFLLLVGVRMLYRSVEILI, from the coding sequence ATGACAGAACTAATCAATATTTTACCTTTTCTATGTCTGATGATAGCGACGGGCATAATCGCCGGTATTTTAGCCGGATTATTGGGTGTTGGTGGGGGGATTGTTATTGTACCTGTGCTTGATTTCGCTCTGGGCTATTATCAGGTTGAAGAAAGTGTGCGCATGCAAATCGCCGTTGCGACGTCGATGGCTTGCATTTTATTGAGTTCGCTGTCTTCGGCAAGAGCACATTATTTAAAAGGTAGCTTGATTGTTGTCATTATTAAAAAGTGGTCGGGTTTTATTCTACTCGGTGCTTTTATTGGCTCGATGATCGCAAGCCTTGTGTCGGCTGTTGTCCTTACTATGGTGTTTGCGGTTGTTGCTTTGTGGGTTGCTATTAACATGTTTTTTAAGCATAAAGAGCGGTCTGAAACAATCATCAAGACAGAGCGGAGTTGGCATTTAGGTATTCCTTTTGGTATTGGCACTTTATCGGCCTTGATGGGCATTGGTGGCGGAACGTTTAGTGTGCCGATACTAACCCGCTTAGGTTATAGTGTACATCGCAGTGTCGGTACAGCCGCTTTGTTGGGGTTTTTTATTAGCCTGCCGGCAACATTGGGCTATGTTATTATGGGCTATTCGAACCCAAGCCTACCTCAGGCAAGTCTAGGTTTTGTCAATGTCTTAGGGGTCATTGCGATTTCACCTCTCATGGTGGTATGTGCCCCTTTAGGGGTGAAAATAGCACATCAATTAACGCAACAACAATTAGCCCGGGTGTTTGCCCTGTTTTTATTGCTTGTCGGTGTCAGAATGCTGTATCGCAGTGTTGAAATATTAATATAA
- a CDS encoding fumarylacetoacetate hydrolase family protein — translation MQVGKIICIGRNYRQHIEELGNELPDDMVVFFKPPSSMTETLTAYADEPLHYEAELCFKIMDQKISAVAVGLDLTKRALQSKLKAQGLPWERAKAFDGSILLSEFVALDKVDKDLTVTLTINGQLRQHGQVKQMIYQPEQIIEELQSFIRLEDGDIIMTGTPKGVGKINLGDVFFASVRLNETELVSKTWQAQ, via the coding sequence ATGCAAGTGGGAAAAATTATTTGTATTGGTCGAAACTATCGACAACACATAGAAGAATTAGGCAACGAACTGCCAGATGATATGGTGGTCTTTTTTAAGCCGCCTAGCAGCATGACAGAAACATTAACCGCCTATGCTGATGAGCCTTTGCACTATGAAGCTGAGCTGTGTTTTAAAATAATGGATCAGAAAATTTCAGCGGTTGCGGTGGGGTTAGATTTGACCAAAAGAGCATTGCAAAGCAAATTAAAAGCTCAAGGGCTCCCATGGGAGCGAGCCAAAGCGTTTGATGGTTCAATACTGTTAAGTGAGTTTGTTGCTCTTGATAAGGTGGATAAAGACTTAACAGTGACCTTAACGATAAATGGACAACTTAGACAGCATGGGCAAGTCAAGCAGATGATTTATCAACCTGAGCAAATTATTGAAGAACTACAATCATTTATTCGCCTTGAAGATGGCGATATCATTATGACAGGTACTCCCAAAGGGGTAGGTAAAATCAACTTAGGAGATGTGTTTTTTGCCAGCGTGCGCTTGAATGAAACCGAATTAGTCAGCAAAACTTGGCAAGCTCAGTAA
- a CDS encoding stress response translation initiation inhibitor YciH codes for MHDQLSKLVFSTDQGRIKEEKPEPVITPSDGFAKVRRETKGRKGKGVVTISGLGLGPKELKALAKKLKQTCGTGGTVIDEVIEIQGDKRELIKSTLEKEGFKVKFIGG; via the coding sequence ATGCACGATCAACTTTCCAAACTGGTTTTTTCAACAGATCAGGGACGTATCAAAGAGGAAAAACCTGAGCCTGTCATTACCCCATCCGATGGTTTTGCCAAAGTACGTCGTGAAACCAAAGGCCGTAAAGGCAAAGGAGTGGTTACCATTAGTGGCTTAGGTTTAGGCCCTAAAGAGCTAAAAGCTTTGGCCAAAAAGTTAAAGCAAACCTGTGGTACTGGCGGCACAGTTATTGATGAAGTAATTGAAATTCAAGGTGATAAGCGTGAACTTATAAAATCCACCTTGGAAAAAGAAGGCTTTAAAGTGAAATTTATTGGTGGATAA
- a CDS encoding electron transfer flavoprotein subunit alpha/FixB family protein produces the protein MSILVIAEHDNKTLKAETLKTITAATQIGHEIDLLIAGSQCSDVVAQARKAHSIKRVLVADNPSYEHQLAENISQLVVDLAADYSHILTPSTTCGKNFLPRVAALLDVAQISDIIAVESADTFVRPIYAGNAIATVQSLDSKKVITVRATAFAAVELDGNADIVTLSQSHDAAISSFVSAELTESERPELSAAPVVISGGRGMQNGDNFKLLEGIADKLGAAIGASRAAVDAGFVSNDMQVGQTGKIVAPDLYIAVGISGAIQHLAGMKDSKIIVAINKDPDAPIFQVADYGLVADLFDALPELNASL, from the coding sequence ATGTCTATTTTAGTTATTGCAGAACATGATAATAAAACTTTAAAAGCAGAAACGTTAAAAACCATTACCGCTGCCACTCAAATTGGTCACGAAATTGATTTATTAATCGCAGGAAGTCAGTGTAGCGATGTGGTAGCGCAAGCTAGAAAGGCACATTCCATTAAGCGCGTATTGGTAGCGGATAATCCAAGTTACGAGCACCAACTGGCTGAAAACATTAGCCAGTTGGTTGTTGATTTAGCAGCCGATTATAGTCACATTCTGACCCCTTCGACGACTTGTGGTAAGAATTTCTTACCTCGAGTTGCAGCTCTTTTGGATGTGGCTCAAATATCTGACATTATTGCGGTTGAAAGCGCAGACACCTTTGTTCGCCCTATTTACGCAGGCAATGCCATTGCCACCGTACAGTCGTTAGACAGTAAAAAGGTTATCACCGTCAGAGCGACAGCTTTTGCTGCCGTAGAGCTTGATGGCAATGCCGACATCGTCACCTTGTCACAAAGTCATGACGCGGCGATTTCGAGTTTTGTATCGGCCGAGTTAACCGAGTCCGAAAGACCTGAGCTAAGTGCAGCCCCCGTGGTGATTTCAGGTGGCCGTGGTATGCAAAATGGTGACAACTTTAAACTGCTTGAAGGCATTGCTGACAAACTTGGGGCAGCAATTGGCGCATCTCGTGCCGCCGTTGATGCGGGTTTTGTTTCAAACGACATGCAAGTTGGCCAAACCGGGAAGATTGTTGCCCCAGACCTTTACATTGCGGTCGGCATTTCTGGCGCCATTCAGCACTTAGCTGGAATGAAAGACTCTAAGATCATTGTGGCAATAAATAAAGATCCTGACGCCCCTATTTTTCAGGTCGCCGATTATGGCCTTGTGGCAGATTTATTTGATGCACTACCTGAGCTAAACGCCAGCTTATAA
- a CDS encoding electron transfer flavoprotein subunit beta/FixA family protein, protein MKILVPLKRVIDYNVKARVKPDHSDVDLTNVKMAINPFCEIAVEEAVRLKESGKASEIVAVSIGSKACQEQLRTALALGADRAIHVETDAQLDSIHVAKLLQKIVDQEQPKLVILGKQSIDSDNNQTGQMLAALTQMPQGTFASKVDVVDDKVEVTREVDGGLQTLSLSLPAIITTDLRLNEPRYASLPNIMKAKRKPLTVRAATDFDIDLTPRSVLLKVTPPPEREAGVIVESVAELVEKLKNEAKVI, encoded by the coding sequence ATGAAAATACTTGTTCCGCTCAAACGCGTAATTGACTACAACGTGAAAGCTCGGGTTAAACCCGATCATTCTGATGTTGACTTAACCAATGTAAAAATGGCCATTAATCCATTTTGCGAGATTGCTGTAGAAGAAGCGGTAAGACTGAAAGAAAGTGGCAAAGCCAGCGAAATCGTAGCGGTGTCAATTGGTAGTAAAGCCTGTCAAGAACAACTAAGAACGGCACTTGCTTTGGGTGCTGATCGGGCGATTCATGTTGAAACAGATGCGCAACTGGATTCCATTCATGTCGCCAAATTATTGCAAAAAATCGTCGACCAAGAACAACCAAAACTGGTCATTTTAGGCAAACAGTCGATTGACTCAGATAATAATCAAACGGGACAAATGCTGGCGGCATTAACCCAGATGCCACAAGGCACCTTTGCGTCAAAAGTAGATGTTGTCGACGATAAAGTCGAAGTCACTCGTGAAGTTGACGGTGGCTTACAAACGCTAAGTTTATCCTTACCCGCTATTATCACTACCGATCTGCGCTTAAACGAACCTCGCTACGCATCCTTGCCCAATATTATGAAAGCAAAACGTAAACCATTAACCGTAAGAGCCGCAACAGACTTTGATATAGACCTAACGCCACGTTCAGTATTGCTCAAAGTAACCCCTCCTCCTGAGCGAGAAGCTGGCGTAATTGTTGAGTCCGTAGCCGAACTTGTTGAAAAACTAAAAAATGAAGCGAAGGTGATCTAA